From Chryseobacterium sp. H1D6B, a single genomic window includes:
- a CDS encoding LytTR family DNA-binding domain-containing protein: MENKTFAFIKTDKKLIKLFYNDITVIKGLGNYVEINMSYNKKYIYYKSLKDLIESLPDKFMRVHNSCIINLTNIDYFEDSHVICKDLKITVAKSYRECLMNTLHKMML; encoded by the coding sequence ATGGAGAATAAAACCTTTGCTTTCATCAAAACAGATAAAAAGCTGATTAAACTTTTCTATAATGATATTACTGTAATCAAAGGCTTAGGGAACTATGTTGAAATCAATATGTCATACAATAAAAAATACATCTATTATAAAAGTCTTAAAGATTTAATTGAAAGTCTGCCCGATAAATTCATGCGGGTTCATAACTCCTGCATTATCAATCTTACCAATATTGACTATTTTGAAGACAGCCACGTCATTTGTAAAGATCTGAAAATTACGGTTGCAAAAAGTTACCGGGAATGTTTGATGAATACCCTGCATAAGATGATGCTCTAA
- the lat gene encoding L-lysine 6-transaminase, whose amino-acid sequence MEHTIDIKANKVKETVGRHVLADGFDFVMDIERSHGSWLYDKLSDREFLDMFSMFGSGSIGYNHPYLLAKSDWLGKMAVNKPTLADVYSEEYAHFLEVFERVVIPEELQFAFFIEGGSLGVENAMKACFDWKTHKNFEKGLETEAGICIHFKQAFHGRSGYTLSLTNTSDPRKYQYFPLFDWPRILNPKLNFPITEENLEETIKNERLALVHIQEAILSNPDKVACIIIEPIQAEGGDNHFRDEFFTELRKICDENEVLLIFDEVQTGIGITGKMWAFQHFTAKPDIISFGKKTQVCGVLANREKFDEVPNNVFRESSRINSTFGGNFIDMLRFQLVMEVIEKENLVENAEIVGEYLLEGLQNLAQKYPNKISNARGKGLMCAVDLPSGEERDTLRNVLFNDGLIILGCGDHSIRFRPHLNVSKEEIQLALDKIENNINKI is encoded by the coding sequence ATGGAACACACAATAGATATAAAAGCTAATAAGGTGAAAGAAACAGTAGGCAGACATGTGCTTGCTGACGGATTTGATTTTGTAATGGATATCGAAAGATCTCATGGTTCGTGGCTTTATGACAAACTTTCAGACAGAGAATTTTTAGATATGTTTTCCATGTTCGGTTCAGGATCTATAGGCTATAACCATCCTTACCTTCTTGCAAAATCAGACTGGTTAGGGAAAATGGCTGTGAACAAACCGACTTTAGCAGATGTTTACTCGGAAGAATATGCTCATTTTTTAGAAGTTTTCGAAAGAGTAGTAATTCCTGAAGAACTGCAGTTTGCATTTTTTATTGAAGGAGGCTCTCTGGGAGTAGAAAACGCTATGAAAGCATGTTTCGACTGGAAGACTCATAAGAATTTTGAAAAAGGACTTGAGACTGAAGCTGGAATCTGTATCCATTTCAAACAGGCGTTTCACGGAAGAAGCGGTTATACATTGAGTTTGACCAATACTTCAGATCCTAGAAAATACCAATATTTTCCTCTATTTGACTGGCCGAGAATTCTTAATCCTAAATTGAATTTCCCGATCACTGAAGAAAATTTAGAAGAAACAATTAAAAATGAAAGACTGGCTTTGGTGCATATTCAAGAAGCCATTTTATCAAATCCTGATAAAGTAGCCTGCATCATTATTGAGCCCATTCAGGCTGAAGGAGGCGACAATCATTTCAGAGATGAATTCTTTACTGAACTAAGAAAGATCTGCGACGAAAATGAAGTCTTATTGATATTTGATGAAGTACAGACTGGAATAGGTATTACAGGAAAAATGTGGGCCTTCCAGCATTTTACTGCGAAACCGGATATTATTTCTTTTGGTAAAAAAACTCAGGTATGCGGTGTTTTAGCAAACAGAGAAAAATTTGATGAAGTTCCGAACAACGTATTCAGAGAAAGTTCAAGAATCAATTCTACCTTTGGCGGTAACTTTATCGACATGCTTCGTTTCCAATTGGTAATGGAAGTTATTGAAAAAGAAAACTTGGTTGAAAATGCTGAAATAGTAGGAGAATATCTATTAGAGGGTCTTCAAAATTTAGCTCAAAAATATCCAAATAAAATTTCCAATGCTAGAGGAAAGGGACTGATGTGTGCCGTAGATTTACCTTCAGGAGAAGAAAGAGATACCTTAAGAAATGTACTTTTCAATGATGGACTGATCATCTTAGGATGCGGTGACCACTCGATTCGTTTCAGGCCGCATCTGAATGTTTCTAAGGAAGAAATTCAGCTTGCTTTAGACAAAATTGAAAATAATATTAACAAAATTTAA
- a CDS encoding efflux RND transporter permease subunit produces the protein MIKNFINRPVLSTVISILIVILGVLGLISLPVTQYPDIAPPTVSVTANYTGANAETVMKSVVVPLEEQINGVEGMDYITSSAGNDGSAQIQVFFKQGIDPDIAAVNVQNRVTRATPLLPSEVTRSGVVTQKQQTSALMYMSFYSENKDLDDVYLQNFLNINIIPSLKRINGVGDANVFGGKNYSMRVWLDPSKMAAYGLTPDDVTTAINEQSREAAAGSIGQNSGSSFEYIIKYVGKFNEKDQYDNIIIKALPDGQNLMLKDVAKVELAGQSYTGIGENGNYPSISMGIFQTPGSNAQEIIKNIKTYLKSAEGSFPKGVKYTFNFDTNEFLDASIEKVVHTLIEAFILVFIVVYIFLQDFRSTLIPAIAVPVSIVGAFFFLNLFGYSLNLLTLFALVLAIGIVVDDAIVVVEAVHAKMEHGISDAKKATVEAMDEITGAIISITLVMAAVFVPVTFITGPTGVFYQQFGITLIIAIIISAINALTLSPVLCSLFLKPHSEHHTEYSNLNFMQKFFYKFNIAFKTTTERYGRGFVFLLRHKWVTLIIFAVTGGILFWANSTMKKGFVPTEDRGIIFTDVQLPPGASMERTYNVLKTLQANAMKVPGVQNVTISTGRGFLSGNGSNNGLAFIKLKPFEERKKGGQTSEDITKKLFGISGKVPDAKVVFFQPPSVPGFGNSAGFEMVLLDKSGGEYADLDNKTNEFIGKLMQRPEIEFAQSSFNTKYPQYQMDINVPLAKQVGVSVSTILSTMQGYIGGVYTADFTKYGKQFRVMVQALPDNRKSIENLNELYVRTASGVMSPISQFVTLKKAYGPQSVSRYNLFTSVKITGANSAGYSSGDAITAVQDVAKETLNQNYDVEFTGLTREELNSGSQTLLIFGLSLVFVYFILSAQYESYILPLVVVISLPLGVMGAYFGQKIMGLENNIYFQIALIMLVGLLAKNAILIIEFAVQRRHHGETIVMSAINAAKARLRPILMTSFAFIFGLLPLVLASGIGAVGNRSIATGAAIGLLIGTILGLFVIPVLYVIFQTLQEKVKPIKREEINLAE, from the coding sequence ATGATAAAGAACTTTATTAACAGACCGGTTTTATCCACTGTAATCTCAATTTTGATTGTGATTCTCGGTGTTTTGGGATTAATTTCCCTGCCAGTCACACAGTATCCTGATATTGCACCTCCTACAGTAAGTGTTACAGCAAACTATACCGGGGCCAATGCGGAAACAGTGATGAAAAGTGTTGTAGTACCTTTGGAAGAGCAGATTAATGGGGTAGAAGGAATGGACTATATTACTTCCAGTGCAGGAAATGACGGTTCAGCTCAGATCCAGGTATTTTTTAAACAAGGAATTGATCCGGATATCGCGGCGGTAAACGTACAGAACCGTGTTACCAGAGCAACGCCGTTACTTCCAAGTGAAGTTACCCGTTCAGGAGTTGTAACACAGAAACAGCAGACGAGTGCTTTGATGTATATGTCTTTCTATTCTGAAAATAAAGATTTAGATGATGTATATCTTCAAAATTTTCTGAATATCAACATTATTCCAAGTTTAAAAAGGATTAACGGGGTAGGTGACGCCAACGTTTTCGGGGGTAAAAACTACTCAATGAGAGTTTGGCTTGATCCTTCAAAAATGGCAGCTTACGGATTAACTCCGGATGATGTTACTACGGCGATCAATGAGCAGAGTAGAGAAGCTGCAGCAGGTTCTATTGGACAAAACAGCGGAAGTTCTTTTGAATATATCATTAAATATGTCGGAAAATTCAACGAAAAAGATCAATACGACAATATTATCATTAAAGCGCTGCCGGATGGACAGAATTTGATGCTGAAAGATGTTGCTAAAGTTGAACTGGCAGGACAATCTTACACAGGAATCGGGGAAAATGGAAACTATCCATCTATCAGTATGGGGATCTTCCAGACACCAGGTTCTAATGCACAGGAGATTATTAAAAATATTAAAACGTATCTTAAATCGGCAGAAGGAAGTTTTCCTAAAGGCGTAAAGTATACATTTAACTTTGACACCAATGAATTCTTGGATGCATCTATTGAAAAGGTAGTCCATACCTTAATTGAAGCATTTATCTTAGTATTTATTGTAGTATATATCTTCTTACAGGATTTCAGATCTACCTTAATTCCGGCCATTGCGGTTCCGGTATCTATTGTGGGGGCATTTTTCTTCCTGAATTTATTTGGATATTCATTAAACCTTTTAACGCTGTTTGCATTAGTTCTTGCGATCGGTATTGTAGTAGATGACGCGATTGTCGTCGTCGAGGCCGTGCATGCCAAAATGGAGCATGGTATTTCTGATGCTAAGAAGGCAACGGTAGAAGCGATGGATGAGATTACAGGAGCTATTATCTCTATTACACTGGTAATGGCAGCGGTATTCGTTCCGGTAACATTTATTACGGGTCCAACGGGAGTTTTCTACCAGCAGTTTGGTATTACATTGATTATTGCCATTATTATTTCTGCAATTAATGCTTTGACGCTGAGTCCTGTTTTATGTTCATTATTCTTAAAACCTCACTCAGAGCATCATACAGAATACAGCAATTTAAATTTCATGCAGAAGTTTTTCTACAAATTTAATATTGCTTTTAAAACAACAACAGAACGTTACGGAAGAGGATTTGTATTCTTGCTGAGACATAAATGGGTTACTTTGATCATTTTTGCGGTTACAGGCGGTATTTTGTTCTGGGCCAATTCAACAATGAAAAAAGGTTTCGTACCTACTGAAGATAGAGGGATCATCTTTACAGATGTACAGCTTCCTCCGGGTGCTTCAATGGAAAGAACATACAATGTTTTGAAAACGCTTCAGGCTAATGCTATGAAAGTTCCTGGAGTACAAAACGTAACAATTTCCACCGGTAGAGGTTTCTTATCAGGAAACGGCAGTAATAACGGGCTTGCTTTCATTAAGCTTAAACCTTTTGAAGAAAGGAAAAAAGGAGGCCAGACTTCTGAAGACATTACTAAAAAACTTTTTGGTATCTCTGGAAAAGTTCCAGATGCAAAAGTTGTATTTTTCCAGCCGCCAAGTGTACCTGGTTTTGGTAACAGTGCTGGTTTTGAAATGGTATTGTTGGATAAATCAGGAGGTGAATATGCCGATCTTGATAATAAAACAAATGAATTCATCGGAAAGCTAATGCAGAGACCTGAAATTGAATTTGCTCAATCATCATTTAATACAAAGTATCCTCAGTATCAGATGGACATTAATGTTCCTTTGGCAAAACAGGTAGGCGTTTCTGTAAGTACAATTTTAAGTACAATGCAGGGATATATTGGCGGGGTTTACACGGCTGACTTTACGAAATATGGAAAACAGTTCAGAGTAATGGTTCAGGCTCTTCCGGATAACAGAAAGAGTATTGAGAATTTAAATGAATTGTATGTAAGAACTGCTTCTGGAGTAATGTCGCCAATTTCGCAGTTTGTAACACTGAAAAAAGCATACGGCCCGCAGTCTGTAAGCAGATATAACTTATTTACTTCTGTGAAAATTACAGGGGCTAACTCTGCAGGGTACAGTTCCGGAGATGCAATTACGGCTGTACAGGATGTTGCGAAAGAAACTTTAAATCAGAATTACGACGTAGAGTTTACAGGATTAACAAGAGAAGAATTGAATTCAGGATCTCAAACACTTTTGATCTTCGGTTTAAGTTTAGTTTTCGTGTACTTTATTCTTTCTGCACAGTATGAAAGTTATATCCTCCCGCTGGTTGTTGTTATTTCCCTTCCTCTTGGGGTAATGGGAGCCTATTTTGGTCAAAAAATAATGGGGCTGGAAAACAATATCTATTTCCAGATCGCACTGATCATGCTGGTAGGATTACTCGCGAAAAATGCCATTTTGATTATCGAATTTGCTGTCCAGAGAAGGCATCACGGAGAAACCATTGTCATGTCTGCCATCAATGCTGCAAAAGCCAGATTAAGACCAATTTTGATGACGTCATTTGCTTTTATCTTTGGTTTATTACCGTTGGTTTTAGCAAGCGGAATCGGTGCAGTGGGTAACAGATCTATTGCAACAGGTGCCGCAATCGGGTTATTAATCGGTACAATATTAGGTCTTTTTGTAATTCCTGTTTTGTATGTGATTTTCCAAACCTTACAAGAAAAAGTGAAGCCTATTAAAAGAGAAGAAATCAATTTAGCAGAATAA
- a CDS encoding DUF2255 family protein, which produces MNKETALKYICENEITGIKAGLQRETFLEIWMVVVDNRIFARSWGFAERSWYNSFLEDPMGQIQCGDAILSINAHIPADINDLTPQINNAYLTKYSTKQFAKPITDQKHAEKTMEFVICE; this is translated from the coding sequence ATGAATAAAGAAACAGCTTTAAAATACATTTGCGAAAATGAAATTACCGGTATAAAAGCAGGTCTGCAGCGGGAAACATTTTTAGAGATCTGGATGGTGGTTGTAGATAACAGAATTTTTGCCCGTTCCTGGGGATTTGCAGAAAGAAGCTGGTACAATAGTTTTTTAGAAGATCCTATGGGACAAATACAATGTGGTGATGCCATACTTAGCATCAATGCACATATCCCGGCTGATATAAATGATCTTACTCCTCAAATTAACAATGCTTATTTAACAAAATACAGCACAAAACAATTTGCAAAGCCTATCACTGACCAAAAACATGCTGAAAAAACAATGGAGTTTGTTATTTGTGAATGA
- a CDS encoding DUF4468 domain-containing protein, translating into MKKLLNIIILMIFSQSFSAQYFRLTPQGFVSDNKSDYVVIDVPNTKQKDLYRNVLNALSTMYKDPKNVLSTVEGESITVKGYEEKKIPHKYKLNPLLIGKATMKYDVSYTLNILFKDNKIRFNSPSFECRRWYEGNYKSGWDEGWTYLTLMKDKNYRASIYDKNGEITSEESYTALNNHFNALIKEILEKSKKINNW; encoded by the coding sequence ATGAAAAAACTATTAAACATCATTATTTTGATGATTTTCTCTCAATCTTTCTCTGCTCAATATTTTAGATTGACCCCGCAGGGATTTGTATCCGATAACAAAAGCGATTATGTAGTAATTGATGTTCCTAATACAAAACAAAAAGATTTATACAGAAATGTCTTGAATGCCCTTTCCACGATGTACAAAGATCCGAAAAATGTCTTAAGTACGGTAGAAGGAGAAAGTATTACTGTAAAAGGTTATGAAGAAAAGAAAATTCCTCATAAATATAAACTTAACCCGCTTCTAATAGGAAAAGCAACGATGAAATATGACGTGTCATACACACTAAACATTCTTTTTAAAGACAATAAAATACGTTTTAATAGTCCGTCTTTTGAATGCAGAAGATGGTATGAGGGGAATTATAAGTCGGGATGGGACGAAGGCTGGACGTATTTAACACTTATGAAAGATAAAAATTACAGAGCTTCAATTTATGATAAAAACGGAGAAATAACTTCAGAAGAATCTTATACTGCGCTCAACAATCATTTCAATGCTTTAATTAAAGAGATTCTTGAAAAATCAAAAAAGATAAATAATTGGTAA
- a CDS encoding efflux transporter outer membrane subunit: protein MKSLVNIIKGITFSVAVLAAVSSCMARKEYERPKNVVDEKLFRTDMLPKDSTNIANVSWKEIFTDPILQGHISKALENNLDIRIALQSITSAEAYLKQSKAAYEPTLTVGPGYTFQTQSLNTQTGKLFGDRRYINQIDITASIGWEADIWGKLKSQEKAQLATYLGTVAAHKAVKSDLIASIASAYYQLLTYDAQKKIISETIAVREKNLETTKALKISGTVTEVAVQQSEALVFNAQSLLIDIDTQIQLLENTMSLLMGEPSHAIERSTLEAQKIPIDLKLGYPAQLLANRPDVMQAEYSLMNAFELTNSAKAQFYPTLKITGSGGIQSLDIDHLFSVNSLFASVVGGLAQPILNRRAIRTNYDVSLANQETAYLNFRKTVLTAGKEVSDAIRVFSVQDSFIELKEKELNAYKKSVDYSQELVNYGMANYLEVLNASVNSLNAELNISNAEYSKMKAAVDLYQALGGGWK from the coding sequence ATGAAGAGTTTAGTAAACATCATAAAAGGAATAACTTTTTCAGTCGCAGTTCTTGCAGCCGTTTCATCTTGTATGGCGAGAAAAGAATACGAAAGACCGAAAAATGTTGTTGACGAAAAGCTTTTCCGTACAGATATGCTTCCTAAAGACAGTACCAATATCGCGAATGTTTCTTGGAAAGAAATTTTTACCGATCCGATACTTCAAGGACATATTTCGAAAGCTTTAGAAAATAATTTAGATATTAGAATCGCCCTGCAGAGTATTACTTCTGCAGAGGCGTATTTAAAACAAAGCAAAGCAGCGTATGAACCTACCTTGACTGTGGGACCTGGATATACTTTTCAGACACAGTCTTTAAATACACAAACCGGAAAATTATTTGGAGATAGACGATATATCAATCAAATTGACATTACGGCAAGTATTGGTTGGGAAGCTGATATTTGGGGTAAATTAAAATCTCAAGAAAAAGCGCAGCTTGCAACCTATTTAGGAACTGTTGCAGCTCATAAAGCAGTAAAAAGTGATTTGATTGCTTCTATTGCCTCTGCCTATTATCAGTTGTTGACATATGATGCTCAGAAAAAGATCATTTCGGAAACAATAGCAGTGCGTGAGAAAAATTTAGAAACGACTAAAGCTTTAAAAATATCAGGAACAGTTACAGAAGTTGCCGTTCAGCAAAGTGAAGCGTTGGTTTTCAATGCACAATCATTATTGATCGATATTGATACTCAGATCCAATTATTGGAAAATACAATGAGTTTATTGATGGGTGAGCCTTCTCATGCAATTGAAAGGTCTACACTGGAAGCACAGAAAATTCCAATCGACTTGAAATTAGGATATCCTGCTCAATTGCTGGCAAACCGTCCGGATGTAATGCAGGCAGAATACAGTCTGATGAATGCTTTTGAATTAACCAATTCTGCAAAAGCTCAGTTTTATCCTACTTTAAAGATAACGGGCAGCGGAGGGATTCAGTCCCTGGATATTGATCATTTATTTAGTGTGAATTCTTTATTTGCAAGTGTAGTCGGAGGATTAGCGCAGCCCATTTTAAACAGAAGAGCGATTAGAACTAACTATGATGTAAGCTTAGCAAATCAGGAAACAGCCTATTTGAACTTTAGAAAGACTGTTCTTACAGCTGGAAAAGAAGTTTCTGATGCGATAAGAGTGTTCTCCGTTCAGGATTCTTTTATTGAATTAAAAGAAAAAGAATTGAATGCCTACAAAAAATCGGTAGACTATTCTCAAGAACTTGTTAATTATGGTATGGCAAATTATCTTGAAGTATTGAATGCAAGTGTGAATTCCTTAAATGCAGAACTTAATATTTCTAATGCAGAATACAGTAAAATGAAAGCCGCCGTAGATCTTTATCAAGCTCTAGGAGGTGGATGGAAGTAA
- a CDS encoding C40 family peptidase, with protein MILRVIDKRPRIKQLSFLLVASSLIISCGSSKKVVSRNTGSKTVVKSESLRKLDSNFNGKVSGSIKDILKDAEKYIGTPYKFGGNTSSGFDCSGFTVKVFEESEYQLPRRSTDQAEAGKKIDINEVKPGDLLFFATAGGSRVSHVGIVHDIGSDGEIRFIHASTSKGVIISSLNEKYWNKAYLHAQRVL; from the coding sequence ATGATACTTAGAGTAATTGATAAAAGGCCGCGAATAAAGCAATTGTCTTTTTTGCTTGTCGCTTCTTCGTTGATCATTTCATGTGGAAGCTCCAAAAAAGTAGTAAGCAGGAATACAGGTTCTAAAACAGTTGTAAAATCAGAGAGCCTGAGGAAATTAGATTCTAATTTTAATGGAAAAGTTTCGGGTTCAATTAAAGATATTTTAAAAGATGCTGAAAAATATATTGGAACTCCCTATAAATTCGGCGGTAATACTTCATCAGGTTTCGACTGTTCTGGATTTACAGTGAAAGTATTTGAAGAAAGTGAATATCAATTACCTAGAAGATCGACTGACCAGGCTGAAGCAGGAAAGAAAATTGATATTAATGAAGTAAAGCCAGGTGATCTTTTATTTTTCGCAACGGCAGGAGGAAGCAGAGTTTCTCACGTCGGTATTGTTCATGACATTGGAAGTGACGGTGAAATCAGGTTTATTCATGCTTCCACCTCTAAAGGGGTCATCATTTCATCTCTTAACGAAAAATACTGGAATAAAGCCTATCTTCATGCACAGAGAGTTTTGTGA
- a CDS encoding transcriptional regulator, whose product MHQSIEVDEKIFQDAVKFYGTIFNIPPLASKIYSYLIFDFEKVGITFDEFVEVLSASKSSVSTSISLLLNSQLIIDVNKMDERKRYFFTNDEYMKIRFEKIVQKMKDELKLLDDLNNFRKIKDEGYNEKISAYKALLNKNISNIQESLNKL is encoded by the coding sequence ATGCACCAAAGTATAGAAGTTGATGAAAAAATATTTCAAGATGCTGTAAAATTTTACGGTACCATTTTCAACATTCCGCCTTTAGCATCAAAAATCTATTCTTATCTTATTTTCGATTTTGAAAAGGTAGGAATTACGTTTGATGAGTTCGTTGAAGTACTTTCGGCAAGCAAAAGCTCTGTTTCCACTAGTATTTCTTTGTTATTGAACTCACAGCTTATTATCGATGTCAACAAGATGGATGAAAGGAAACGTTATTTTTTTACCAACGATGAATACATGAAAATCCGATTCGAAAAAATAGTACAGAAAATGAAGGACGAATTAAAACTTTTAGATGACTTAAACAATTTTAGAAAAATTAAAGATGAAGGCTATAACGAAAAAATTAGTGCTTATAAGGCGCTTTTAAATAAAAATATTTCAAATATTCAGGAATCTCTTAATAAACTATAA
- a CDS encoding GNAT family N-acetyltransferase, which translates to MILDIKPINSSYSEKAADLILNIQQKEFNIPITIEDQPDLFQIESFYVENGGNFWGAFINEELVGTIALVKFDEKAGAVRKMFVKKEFRGKEFNIAQKLLEVLIAYSRESGIDQVMLGTVSVLKAAQRFYERNKFEKIDENLLPASFPLMNADDVFYILNLKQ; encoded by the coding sequence ATGATACTAGATATTAAACCAATCAACAGCAGTTATTCAGAAAAAGCCGCAGATTTGATCTTAAATATTCAGCAGAAAGAATTTAATATTCCTATAACGATAGAAGACCAGCCGGATCTTTTTCAAATTGAAAGTTTCTATGTAGAAAACGGAGGCAATTTTTGGGGAGCTTTTATCAATGAAGAATTAGTAGGAACGATAGCTTTGGTTAAATTTGACGAAAAGGCCGGAGCTGTGAGAAAAATGTTTGTGAAAAAAGAATTCAGGGGAAAGGAATTTAATATTGCGCAAAAATTATTAGAGGTATTGATTGCTTATTCTCGTGAAAGCGGAATTGACCAGGTGATGCTTGGGACAGTTTCAGTATTGAAAGCCGCACAGCGTTTCTATGAACGTAACAAGTTTGAAAAAATTGATGAAAATTTGCTGCCGGCCAGTTTTCCTTTAATGAATGCTGATGATGTTTTTTACATTTTAAATCTAAAACAATAA
- a CDS encoding MarR family transcriptional regulator: MNVINESGTLALSTRLQRLSEQLRKDGAMVYKEFNIDFEPKYFPVIFTLHHKKILSVVEIASEIGYSHPSTISLLKDLEKQGLIQSKKDKQDERKRMIVLSPKGLELIEKMKPVWELISTVLAEIADNENNLLKAINEAEEKITKQSFLQRALEIKSDFK, encoded by the coding sequence ATGAATGTTATCAATGAATCTGGTACGCTTGCATTGTCTACAAGACTCCAGCGGTTGAGTGAACAGCTCCGGAAAGACGGGGCAATGGTGTATAAAGAGTTTAATATAGATTTTGAACCCAAATATTTCCCGGTTATTTTCACGCTGCATCACAAAAAGATCCTGAGTGTGGTAGAAATCGCGTCCGAGATCGGATACAGCCATCCATCCACAATAAGTTTACTAAAAGATCTGGAAAAGCAGGGTTTAATTCAATCCAAAAAAGACAAACAGGACGAGCGTAAAAGAATGATTGTTCTTAGTCCTAAGGGGCTTGAATTGATTGAAAAAATGAAACCGGTCTGGGAACTCATCTCTACAGTTCTTGCTGAAATTGCAGACAACGAAAATAATCTGCTGAAGGCTATTAACGAAGCGGAAGAAAAAATTACAAAGCAGTCATTTTTACAGAGGGCTTTAGAAATAAAGAGTGATTTTAAATAA
- a CDS encoding efflux RND transporter periplasmic adaptor subunit encodes MTNKLIILSIAAVSLTACKKEAPKQDGAKPYPVVAVENKNIVGYQTFPASIQGRVNNDVRAKIQGYITQVLVDEGQYVTKGQPLFRLETNILSENAAAAKAGIGAAQSNIAASQAAVNAAQVEVNKLKPLVAKNIISDVQLQTAQANLAQAKAQLQQSIAAKQQASANYNGVAANIEYSIIRAPISGVIGKLPLKVGSLVGPTDQTALTTISDTSELFAYFSMNEKEYFDFLEKSPGATMAEKIKNLPMVELQLANGSIYSEKGRIQAITGQIDATTGTIQFRVAFANPQKLLSNGNSGSIRLPKTYDNVLVVPESATFEQQGIVYVYKVEKDTARNVVINVIDRIDNMALVKSGVNKGEIIVAAGIGSLKPGTAIIKKPIKMDSLVQSIKPKF; translated from the coding sequence ATGACAAATAAACTAATAATACTTTCTATTGCAGCGGTTTCGCTTACAGCCTGCAAGAAAGAAGCTCCGAAACAGGATGGTGCAAAACCTTATCCTGTAGTAGCGGTAGAAAATAAAAATATTGTAGGCTATCAGACTTTTCCTGCCAGCATACAAGGAAGGGTAAATAATGATGTGCGTGCAAAAATTCAAGGATACATTACTCAGGTTTTGGTGGATGAAGGACAGTATGTAACAAAAGGACAGCCTTTATTCCGTTTAGAAACTAATATTTTAAGTGAAAATGCGGCGGCGGCTAAAGCAGGCATCGGTGCTGCACAATCAAATATCGCAGCATCTCAGGCAGCAGTAAACGCAGCGCAGGTTGAAGTGAATAAATTAAAACCTCTGGTTGCTAAAAATATCATCAGTGATGTTCAATTACAGACCGCACAAGCTAATTTAGCGCAGGCAAAAGCTCAGCTGCAGCAGTCAATAGCGGCTAAACAACAAGCGTCAGCAAACTATAATGGAGTTGCTGCAAATATCGAATATTCTATTATTCGTGCGCCTATTTCTGGAGTGATCGGTAAACTTCCTTTAAAAGTAGGTAGCTTAGTTGGCCCGACAGATCAGACTGCCTTAACGACAATTTCAGATACCTCTGAATTGTTTGCTTACTTTTCAATGAATGAAAAAGAGTATTTTGATTTCCTTGAAAAATCTCCGGGTGCTACAATGGCTGAGAAAATTAAAAATCTTCCAATGGTTGAATTACAATTGGCAAACGGAAGCATTTATTCTGAAAAAGGGCGGATTCAAGCCATTACAGGCCAAATTGATGCTACAACAGGTACGATTCAGTTCAGAGTTGCCTTTGCAAATCCTCAGAAATTGTTGAGTAACGGGAACAGCGGGTCTATCAGACTTCCAAAAACTTATGACAATGTATTGGTAGTTCCTGAAAGTGCAACATTTGAGCAGCAAGGTATTGTTTACGTGTATAAAGTAGAAAAAGATACAGCTAGAAATGTTGTTATTAATGTCATCGACAGAATCGACAACATGGCTTTAGTAAAATCAGGGGTAAATAAAGGGGAAATAATTGTTGCAGCAGGTATTGGATCATTAAAACCAGGTACTGCTATTATCAAAAAGCCAATTAAGATGGACAGCCTTGTACAATCTATAAAACCGAAATTCTAA
- a CDS encoding DUF2007 domain-containing protein, whose product MERSTRVSVFESDNPSEIQLIKSKLDDAQITNDVENNYLTFTTTPTATGLKVMVDLEDEKKAFEIIDAYLQQSENQ is encoded by the coding sequence ATGGAAAGAAGTACGAGAGTATCAGTTTTTGAAAGTGATAATCCTTCAGAAATTCAATTGATCAAATCTAAATTGGATGATGCCCAGATAACAAACGATGTTGAGAACAATTACCTCACTTTTACTACAACACCTACAGCGACTGGACTAAAAGTTATGGTAGATTTGGAAGATGAAAAGAAAGCATTCGAAATTATTGATGCCTATCTTCAGCAAAGTGAAAACCAATAA